In Lacrimispora indolis DSM 755, a genomic segment contains:
- the topA gene encoding type I DNA topoisomerase, whose amino-acid sequence MANCLVIVESPAKVKTIKKFLGANYEVDASNGHVRDLPKSQMGIDVENDFDPKYITIRGKGDILAKLRKEVKKADKIYLATDPDREGEAISWHLMKALKLDELKEKQVYRISFNEITKNAVKTSLKTPRAIDMDLVDAQQARRVLDRMVGYMISPLLWAKVKRGLSAGRVQSVALRLICDREEEINAFIPEEYWNLEAVLKQGGSKKPLAAKFYGDKDGKIAIRSKEELEKILAGLENQTYQVEEVKNGERVKKAPIPFTTSTLQQEASKVLNFSTQKTMRLAQQLYEGVEVAGRGTVGLITYLRTDSTRIAEEADVAAREYIGKQYGSQYVANGEQAKKSNAKIQDAHEAIRPTDISLTPVIVKESLQRDLFRLYQLIWKRFTASRMQPAVYETTSVRVGAGNYVFTLSASRLSFDGFMSVYVQEDDKEEANVLLGNLVKGSPLKLDKLESGQHFTQPPAHFTEASLVKAMEEQGIGRPSTYAPTITTIIARRYVAKENKNLYVTELGEVVNSMMKHSFPSIVDITFTANLEYLLDKVGDGSVQWKTVVKNFYPDLKDAVDKALVELETVTIADEVTDEICELCGRNMVIKYGPHGKFLACPGFPECKNTKPYLEKIGVPCPKCGKEVVIKKTKKGRIYYGCEANPECDFMSWQKPSTKTCPKCGAYMVEKGNKLLCSNEQCGYSADK is encoded by the coding sequence ATGGCGAACTGTTTAGTAATTGTGGAATCACCGGCAAAGGTAAAAACGATAAAAAAGTTCCTGGGAGCGAACTATGAAGTAGATGCTTCCAACGGGCATGTGAGGGATCTTCCGAAAAGCCAGATGGGAATTGACGTAGAGAATGATTTTGATCCTAAATATATAACAATCAGAGGAAAGGGCGATATTCTGGCCAAGCTCAGGAAAGAAGTGAAGAAGGCCGATAAGATTTATCTTGCCACTGACCCTGACCGGGAGGGGGAAGCGATTTCCTGGCATTTAATGAAAGCTTTAAAGCTGGATGAACTGAAGGAAAAGCAGGTATACCGGATCAGCTTTAATGAGATTACGAAGAATGCGGTAAAGACTTCTTTAAAGACTCCAAGAGCGATTGATATGGATCTTGTGGATGCCCAGCAGGCCAGAAGGGTTCTGGACCGTATGGTGGGATATATGATAAGTCCTCTCCTTTGGGCAAAGGTAAAGAGAGGTTTGAGCGCCGGCCGTGTCCAGTCCGTGGCGCTGCGGCTGATCTGTGACCGGGAGGAAGAAATCAACGCGTTCATTCCAGAGGAATATTGGAACCTGGAAGCTGTTTTAAAGCAGGGAGGAAGCAAAAAGCCTCTTGCAGCAAAATTTTACGGTGACAAAGACGGCAAAATTGCCATCCGGAGTAAAGAAGAGCTGGAAAAGATTCTGGCAGGTCTTGAAAACCAGACCTATCAGGTGGAGGAGGTTAAAAATGGAGAAAGGGTTAAGAAAGCCCCCATACCGTTTACCACCAGCACCCTTCAGCAGGAAGCCTCCAAGGTACTGAATTTTTCGACCCAAAAAACCATGCGTTTGGCTCAGCAGCTGTATGAAGGCGTGGAAGTTGCAGGACGAGGAACCGTGGGTCTTATCACCTACCTAAGAACTGACTCCACTAGGATCGCGGAAGAAGCGGATGTTGCGGCAAGGGAATATATTGGAAAGCAGTATGGCAGCCAGTATGTGGCAAATGGAGAACAGGCGAAAAAAAGCAATGCAAAGATCCAGGATGCCCACGAGGCCATCCGTCCTACGGATATTTCTCTGACGCCGGTTATTGTGAAAGAATCCCTGCAGCGGGATTTGTTCCGGCTTTACCAGTTGATCTGGAAACGTTTTACAGCCAGCAGAATGCAGCCCGCCGTTTACGAAACCACTTCAGTCAGGGTGGGAGCCGGGAACTATGTTTTCACGCTTTCTGCCTCCAGACTGTCCTTTGACGGTTTTATGTCCGTCTATGTACAGGAGGATGATAAGGAAGAAGCCAATGTATTGCTGGGCAATCTGGTAAAAGGCAGTCCCCTTAAGCTTGATAAACTTGAGAGCGGGCAGCATTTTACCCAGCCGCCGGCCCATTTTACGGAAGCCTCTCTTGTAAAGGCAATGGAGGAACAGGGAATCGGACGCCCCAGTACCTATGCCCCTACGATCACCACAATCATAGCCAGACGGTATGTGGCAAAGGAAAATAAAAATCTTTATGTGACGGAGCTGGGAGAAGTGGTCAACAGTATGATGAAGCATAGCTTCCCAAGTATTGTTGATATCACTTTCACTGCAAATTTAGAATACCTGCTTGATAAAGTGGGAGACGGATCTGTCCAGTGGAAGACGGTTGTGAAGAATTTTTATCCGGATTTAAAAGATGCGGTGGATAAAGCCCTTGTGGAATTGGAAACCGTGACCATTGCCGATGAGGTGACAGATGAGATCTGTGAGCTGTGCGGACGGAACATGGTTATAAAGTATGGCCCTCACGGGAAATTCCTGGCTTGTCCCGGATTCCCGGAATGCAAGAATACAAAGCCTTATCTGGAGAAGATCGGCGTGCCTTGCCCGAAATGCGGAAAAGAAGTGGTAATAAAGAAAACCAAAAAGGGAAGAATTTATTACGGCTGTGAGGCAAATCCGGAGTGTGATTTCATGTCCTGGCAGAAACCTTCCACCAAAACCTGCCCCAAGTGCGGAGCTTATATGGTTGAAAAAGGAAACAAATTGCTTTGCTCAAATGAGCAATGTGGATACAGTGCTGATAAATAG
- the dprA gene encoding DNA-processing protein DprA — MEDHEEKEYLYWLCHVPALGAVKIKKLYDYIGSYKRIYNIEGKELERSGLLKPAEASFFQEMKRNRDSCRSELAGLENRGIRFVTPHDREYPRRLLETYGYPMGIFFRGKLPEDDKPSAAIIGARNCTNYGKQMASYLARELSAAGIQIISGLAWGIDGAGHLGALEAGGDTFGVLGCGINICYPKENFGLYERMAVQGGVITEFMPNEAPRPCNFPMRNRIISGLSDIILVIEAREKSGSLITVNLGLEQGKEIFALPGRVTDPLSAGCNRLISEGAGILLDPGSVLEYFKLQSGNILRVHEKDKNGLVKNEKMVYSCLDLQPKNLEEIISLSGLSVSDCMSALLELEFKGRVVQTSHQYYGKKL; from the coding sequence ATGGAAGATCATGAAGAAAAGGAGTATTTATATTGGCTTTGTCATGTTCCCGCTTTAGGCGCAGTGAAAATAAAAAAGCTGTATGATTACATTGGAAGCTACAAAAGAATATATAATATAGAAGGAAAAGAGCTGGAACGTTCAGGGCTTTTAAAACCGGCAGAAGCTTCATTTTTTCAGGAGATGAAAAGAAACAGGGATTCCTGCAGATCAGAGCTGGCGGGGCTGGAAAACAGAGGAATTCGTTTTGTCACCCCTCATGACAGAGAATATCCAAGACGGCTTCTGGAAACATATGGGTATCCTATGGGAATTTTTTTCAGGGGAAAGTTACCGGAAGATGACAAGCCTTCGGCTGCCATAATCGGAGCCAGAAACTGCACAAATTATGGAAAACAAATGGCCTCTTACCTGGCCAGGGAGCTTTCCGCGGCAGGGATTCAGATCATCAGCGGCCTGGCATGGGGAATTGACGGAGCCGGGCATTTAGGAGCGCTGGAGGCAGGCGGGGACACTTTTGGAGTCTTAGGCTGCGGGATCAATATCTGCTATCCAAAGGAAAATTTTGGATTATATGAACGGATGGCTGTCCAGGGCGGAGTCATTACGGAGTTTATGCCAAATGAAGCGCCAAGACCCTGTAATTTTCCCATGAGGAACCGGATCATCAGCGGACTGTCGGATATAATTTTAGTTATTGAGGCCAGAGAAAAAAGCGGTTCCCTTATCACGGTAAATTTAGGACTTGAACAGGGAAAAGAAATTTTTGCCCTTCCCGGAAGGGTGACAGATCCCTTAAGCGCCGGCTGCAACAGGCTTATTTCTGAAGGTGCCGGAATTTTGTTAGACCCCGGTTCTGTGCTGGAATATTTCAAATTACAGAGTGGTAATATATTAAGAGTTCATGAAAAAGATAAGAACGGACTTGTCAAAAATGAAAAAATGGTGTATAGTTGCCTAGATTTGCAACCGAAAAATCTGGAAGAGATTATATCTTTAAGCGGATTGTCTGTCAGCGATTGTATGAGCGCCCTGTTGGAATTAGAGTTTAAAGGCCGTGTTGTACAGACGTCCCATCAATATTATGGTAAGAAACTATAG
- a CDS encoding YifB family Mg chelatase-like AAA ATPase has product MYSKVHSVGIKGVEGVPILVEADVSDGLPGFSMVGYLSSEVKEAQDRVRTALRNSGFRLPARKITINLSPADIRKEGTAFDLPIAVAVLTAAGMIEPVALGDCVISGELGLDGEIKPVRGALSITAAAKKDGKRQCFLPSENVREGLVIEGMEIIGVDHLKDLTDQLNFPEKQKAGCNSQGRLMHQEEVYGVDFSEIGGQVLLRRATEVAVAGMHNIVYIGPAGTGKTMLAKRIPTIMPSLSMEEAVEISKIYSVCGLLSQENPLMTKRPFRSPHHTISPTALAGGGRIPRPGEISLASGGVLFLDELPEFEKNTIEILRQPLEERKITISRMYGAYDFPADFMMAAALNPCPCGFFPDRTRCRCSEQQVRKYLSKISKPLLDRIDICAESRAVTYEELQERKGGESSASIRKRVEEARMIQRKRFKGQGIYFNSSMNKVQIEEACCLGKREQEFLKRVYENLGLSVRGYEKILKVSRTIADLEGSEKIRKNHLAEAVGLRSLEGKYWGEIYGRS; this is encoded by the coding sequence TTGTACAGTAAAGTCCATAGTGTGGGTATTAAGGGAGTAGAAGGGGTCCCCATTCTGGTGGAGGCGGATGTCAGTGACGGACTCCCAGGCTTTTCCATGGTCGGTTATCTCTCCTCTGAGGTGAAGGAAGCTCAGGACCGGGTGAGAACGGCACTGAGAAATTCCGGATTCCGCCTGCCTGCAAGAAAAATCACCATTAATTTGTCACCTGCCGACATACGCAAGGAGGGAACTGCTTTTGATCTGCCCATTGCGGTGGCTGTATTGACTGCTGCCGGCATGATAGAACCTGTTGCCTTGGGGGATTGCGTGATATCCGGGGAATTGGGCTTAGATGGAGAGATCAAACCTGTACGGGGTGCTCTTTCCATCACAGCGGCTGCAAAAAAGGACGGAAAGCGTCAATGTTTTCTACCCAGTGAAAACGTCAGAGAGGGCTTAGTAATAGAAGGAATGGAAATTATTGGAGTAGATCATTTAAAGGATTTAACCGATCAGCTTAATTTTCCGGAAAAGCAAAAAGCAGGCTGTAATAGCCAAGGCAGACTGATGCATCAGGAGGAAGTCTATGGAGTTGACTTTTCTGAGATCGGAGGTCAGGTACTTTTAAGGCGGGCCACAGAGGTGGCGGTGGCAGGTATGCACAACATTGTTTATATCGGTCCGGCAGGGACCGGAAAGACTATGCTGGCCAAAAGAATCCCAACGATCATGCCTTCCCTGTCAATGGAGGAGGCTGTGGAGATATCAAAGATATACAGCGTATGCGGGCTTCTTTCCCAGGAAAATCCCTTGATGACAAAACGGCCCTTTCGAAGCCCTCATCACACCATCAGTCCGACGGCTTTGGCCGGGGGAGGACGGATACCAAGACCAGGTGAGATCTCCCTGGCATCCGGAGGCGTTCTGTTTCTGGATGAATTACCCGAATTTGAAAAAAATACCATAGAGATCTTAAGGCAGCCCCTTGAGGAGAGGAAAATAACGATTTCCAGGATGTACGGCGCATATGATTTTCCTGCGGATTTTATGATGGCTGCCGCCCTAAACCCTTGCCCTTGCGGTTTTTTTCCGGACCGGACAAGATGCAGATGTTCGGAACAACAGGTGCGCAAATATTTAAGCAAAATATCAAAACCCCTGCTGGATAGGATCGACATATGTGCAGAGTCCCGGGCGGTCACATACGAAGAACTGCAGGAAAGAAAAGGCGGTGAATCCTCTGCTTCCATCCGGAAGCGGGTGGAGGAAGCCAGAATGATTCAAAGAAAACGTTTTAAGGGTCAGGGGATATATTTTAACAGCTCCATGAATAAGGTTCAGATTGAGGAAGCATGCTGCCTGGGAAAGAGAGAGCAGGAGTTTTTAAAAAGAGTTTATGAAAATCTGGGCCTTAGTGTGAGAGGCTACGAAAAGATACTGAAGGTATCCAGGACCATAGCGGATTTGGAGGGCTCCGAAAAAATAAGAAAAAACCATTTAGCAGAAGCGGTGGGACTGCGCAGCCTGGAAGGAAAATATTGGGGAGAAATTTATGGAAGATCATGA
- a CDS encoding putative DNA modification/repair radical SAM protein: MLIQEELSVQEKLEILSDAAKYDVACTSSGVDRKGKAGTLGNTTAPGICHSFSADGRCISLLKILFTNQCIYDCKYCINRCSNDVVRTAFTPEEVCRLTIQFYRRNYIEGLFLSSGVLYSADYTMDLIYQTLKKLREEYHFHGYIHVKAIPGADPVLIEKTGFLADRMSINLELPTADGLKKLAPGKSRSKILTPMKQIQKGIKANRYELMEYRKAPSFVPAGQSTQMIVGATGENDFQMTMVAEALYQNYDLKRVFYSAFVPVNQDSSLPALPGGPPLLREHRLYQADWLMRFYGFRAGELLSEERPNFNVLLDPKCDWALRHLEQFPVEVNRADYYTLLRVPGMGVKSVKRIIAARRNGPLDFDALKKIGVVLKRAIYFITCSGRMMYPVKIEEDYISNHLIGEEQKKIWDIGSTGTFRQLSLFDDMNLPALRDFGGIRI, translated from the coding sequence ATGCTGATTCAGGAAGAATTAAGTGTACAGGAAAAGCTTGAAATATTATCAGATGCCGCAAAATATGACGTTGCCTGTACCTCCAGCGGGGTAGACCGGAAGGGGAAGGCAGGGACTCTTGGGAATACGACGGCGCCCGGGATCTGCCATAGCTTCTCTGCAGACGGCAGATGTATCTCTCTTCTGAAAATATTGTTTACTAACCAGTGTATTTATGACTGCAAATACTGCATCAACCGATGCTCCAACGATGTGGTGAGAACTGCGTTTACTCCGGAAGAAGTGTGCCGGCTGACGATTCAGTTTTACCGCCGCAACTACATTGAAGGGCTGTTTCTCAGCTCAGGAGTTCTTTACAGTGCGGATTATACCATGGATCTGATCTATCAGACCCTTAAAAAACTCCGGGAGGAATATCATTTCCACGGTTATATCCATGTAAAGGCCATTCCAGGGGCAGACCCGGTTCTCATTGAAAAGACAGGGTTTCTGGCGGACCGTATGAGCATCAACCTGGAGCTTCCCACGGCTGATGGGCTTAAGAAGCTGGCTCCCGGTAAAAGCAGGAGCAAGATCCTTACGCCAATGAAGCAGATACAAAAAGGCATTAAGGCCAATCGTTACGAACTGATGGAATACAGGAAAGCACCATCCTTTGTGCCCGCTGGACAAAGTACTCAGATGATTGTAGGTGCCACTGGAGAAAATGATTTTCAGATGACCATGGTGGCGGAGGCTCTTTATCAGAATTATGATTTAAAAAGAGTTTTTTATTCCGCATTTGTTCCGGTCAATCAGGACAGCAGCCTGCCGGCTCTTCCCGGAGGACCGCCCCTTTTGCGGGAACACAGGCTGTATCAGGCAGACTGGCTCATGCGTTTTTATGGATTTCGTGCTGGGGAATTGCTTTCTGAGGAACGCCCTAATTTTAATGTGCTTCTGGATCCCAAGTGTGACTGGGCCTTGCGCCATCTGGAACAATTTCCTGTTGAAGTAAATAGGGCAGATTATTATACGCTGCTGAGAGTTCCCGGAATGGGAGTGAAGTCAGTAAAACGGATCATTGCGGCCAGAAGAAACGGGCCTCTTGATTTTGATGCTTTAAAAAAGATCGGTGTCGTATTAAAGCGGGCGATTTATTTTATTACATGTTCCGGCAGGATGATGTATCCGGTCAAGATTGAGGAGGATTATATATCCAATCACCTCATTGGAGAGGAGCAGAAAAAAATATGGGACATCGGTTCAACGGGAACGTTTCGTCAGCTTTCCTTGTTTGATGACATGAATTTGCCTGCTTTGAGAGATTTTGGAGGAATCCGGATATGA
- a CDS encoding TIGR03915 family putative DNA repair protein: MKTVYLCEDSVEGIFSGVYAAWTSRKGHDHVKLGLLGNEDTMELFCQYEEVPVNAGNADKVVQAVRKKISEEAYAAVYKAALSKERDRADKIYRFLIYGFHVGARVVNMLQIQEVYDIFQMCRHIDNETHLLTGFVRFVEMEGDLLVSRIGPKNDVLVLLSPHFADRMSGENWVLYDENRKKAVLHPALRPWFLVDLISSEWEEKMQKASDEDEYEVLFQSFRKSISIKERRNPTCQRNHMPLRYRAYMPEFSHGLRDL; the protein is encoded by the coding sequence ATGAAGACAGTCTATTTGTGTGAGGACAGCGTGGAAGGCATTTTCAGCGGTGTATATGCAGCGTGGACCAGCAGGAAGGGACATGATCATGTGAAGCTTGGTCTCCTGGGAAATGAGGATACCATGGAGCTGTTCTGCCAGTATGAGGAGGTTCCGGTCAATGCCGGCAATGCGGATAAGGTGGTACAGGCTGTCAGGAAAAAGATATCGGAAGAGGCCTATGCTGCCGTATACAAAGCCGCATTAAGCAAGGAAAGAGATCGTGCGGATAAAATTTACCGTTTTTTGATTTATGGTTTCCACGTTGGGGCAAGAGTTGTGAACATGCTTCAGATCCAGGAAGTATACGATATTTTTCAGATGTGCCGTCATATTGATAATGAGACCCATCTGCTTACGGGCTTCGTGCGCTTTGTGGAAATGGAGGGGGATCTTTTGGTGAGCCGGATCGGCCCGAAGAATGATGTGCTTGTTCTTCTGTCTCCTCATTTCGCGGACCGCATGTCAGGAGAAAATTGGGTTTTATATGATGAAAACAGAAAAAAAGCTGTTTTGCATCCGGCTCTGCGGCCATGGTTTTTGGTGGATTTAATTTCGTCTGAATGGGAGGAGAAAATGCAAAAAGCGTCGGATGAGGATGAATATGAGGTGCTTTTTCAAAGCTTCAGGAAAAGCATTTCAATAAAAGAGAGGAGAAATCCGACTTGTCAGCGCAATCACATGCCCCTCCGTTACAGGGCATATATGCCTGAGTTTTCCCATGGCTTAAGGGATCTTTGA